A region from the Nematostella vectensis chromosome 13, jaNemVect1.1, whole genome shotgun sequence genome encodes:
- the LOC116615584 gene encoding dolichol-phosphate mannosyltransferase subunit 3, with protein MTKLLQWLSFGGLAFTLWISLLLGFPLKLSHQMREVVLPLPVYAVIVFGCYSLAVVGYRVATFNDCVEASDSLQKEILEAREDLESKGFKFD; from the exons ATGACAAAACTGCTACAGTGGTTATCGTTTGGGGGACTTGCCTTTACTCTCTGGATATCATTATTGCTTGGATTTCCCTTAAAACTCTCGCACCAAATGAGAGAAGTTGTTTTACCG CTACCAGTTTATGCTGTTATTGTATTTGGG tgctATTCTCTGGCTGTGGTGGGTTATCGCGTTGCCACGTTTAATGATTGCGTCGAAGCCTCGGATTCACTGCAAAAG GAAATCTTAGAAGCAAGGGAGGACTTAGAAAGCAAAGGATTCAAATTCGACTAA
- the LOC116608319 gene encoding uncharacterized protein LOC116608319 isoform X2, whose translation MAANGQRLMASEAASEHSELTKLLIYLPSKKQFKWNSNAKSLLEFCIKELQDGDQDALISHSSKENFEVYRFENITVNFYPSTKTVQLQGTGKDYLIKKLMSLLDYSGQTNQTTDCDTIEQESIVTEQETTDPVELSEPCSSKVALKDSSDQKGHDDRYQEFLDFKEMMKGFIEKFDKKLSDLSMDMNEQLILIKDLECQQKNSRKELIMEMDRKLDETKQDKVLADLKGLQSSHSKLGNKIRETKLDLEKCEQRLTFIETKIEMDAEESSDDDSEDEESGEPSDSEQVEQVERQINTQTTLRTTVASSSSIVNSPNTNDLPQLASSGNIESPINGNQQQIVDSSRTTRGETEPRPAQTATENTTRGNATLAETSGNILMLSDSIFGGIIQSRFARGRYVNKQYVQGGTIEMLDHLSTMGCEAGNKYEYVILHTGTNDIRELPTEQICSNIENIVEECIKLWPQSKIVVSGLTFHLRDHAKNDIIDVVNSASERLSSRCAKVYFADNRGVCLSRNGDIDESVYRDNVHLNNQTGTKKLVASLKSQIPGLRRQRDPAVTRKFPVNNRFQQRRQGAPSGSTGIPQARYQAPTGNPQAYCPPTNNPMFRPFPGNPQGYQQPTTNQLPTGRQQYPMNSQQQQLEQALKIISECVRLAYRNG comes from the exons ATGGCGGCCAACGGCCAACGGCTAATGGCGTCGGAAGCGGCTTCAGAACACTCTGAACTTACTAAGCTCCTAATTTACCTACCATCCAAGAAACAATTCAAATGGAATTCGAATGCAAAGTCACTTTTGGAATTTTGCATTAAAGAACTGCAGGATGGAGATCAAGACGCTTTGATAAGTCATTCTTCAAAAGAAAACTTCGAAGTTTACCGATTCGAAAATATAACGGTGAACTTTTATCCGTCTACGAAGACCGTACAACTGCAAGGTACTGGTAAAGATTATCTCATCAAGAAACTGATGTCTTTACTTGATTACTCTGGACAGACAAATCAGACAACTGATTGTGATACTATCGAACAGGAATCTATTGTAACTGAGCAAGAAACAACGGATCCAGTCGAACTCTCTGAACCGTGTAGTTCAAAGGTCGCCTTAAAGGACAGCTCAGATCAAAAAGGTCATGATGACCGATATCAAGAATTTCTCGATTTCAAAGAAATGATGAAAGGCTTCATTGAAAAGTTTGACAAGAAATTATCCGATCTTAGTATGGATATGAACGAGCAACTAATTCTAATCAAAGATCTGGAATGCCAACAGAAGAATAGCCGGAAAGAATTAATTATGGAAATGGATCGGAAGCTAGACGAAACAAAGCAAGATAAAGTCCTTGCTGATCTGAAAGGTTTGCAGAGCTCACATTCCAAACTTGGAAATAAAATTCGCGAGACTAAATTAGACCTCGAAAAATGTGAGCAGCGATTGACATTCATAGAAACCAAAATCGAAATGGACGCTGAAGAATCCAGCGACGATGACTCAGAGGACGAAGAGAGCGGCGAGCCATCGGATTCTGAACAAGTGGAACAGGTGGAACGACAAATTAATACACAAACAACACTGCGGACGACAGTGGCTAGCAGCTCTAGTATCGTAAACTCTCCAAACACGAACGATTTGCCGCAGCTTGCTTCTAGCGGTAATATTGAATCACCAATTAATGGAAATCAACAACAAATAGTCGACTCCTCTCGCACAACCAGAGGCGAAACTGAACCTAGACCAGCCCAGACAGCAACAGAGAATACGACAAGAGGAAATGCTACGCTCGCAGAAACCTCCGGAAATATCCTGATGCTCTCTGATTCTATCTTTGGAGGAATTATTCAAAGCCGGTTCGCGAGAGGTAGATatgtaaacaaacaatatGTACAAGGAGGCACGATTGAGATGCTGGACCACTTGAGCACAATGGGATGCGAGGCTGGCAATAAGTACGAATACGTCATATTGCATACAGGAACAAACGACATACGTGAACTTCCCACAGAACAAATCTGCTCTAATATCGAGAATATTGTGGAAGAGTGCATTAAATTATGGCCCCAAAGCAAAATAGTTGTATCTGGTTTAACGTTTCACTTGAGAGATCATGCTAAAAATGACATAATAGACGTTGTTAACAGTGCATCTGAGCGATTGTCTTCTAGGTGTGCAAAGGTGTATTTTGCAGACAATAGAGGTGTTTGCTTATCACGTAATGGAGATATCGACGAAAGTGTATACAGAGATAATGTACACTTAAATAACCAAACGGGAACGAAAAAACTAGTCGCAAGCTTAAAAAGTCAAATTCCAGGGCTCAGAAGACAAAGGGATCCCGCTGTAACTCGGAAATTCCCAGTCAACAACCGTTTCCAGCAAAGAAGACAAGGCGCTCCTAGCGgatccacaggtatcccacaaGCAAGATATCAGGCccccacaggcaacccacaaGCGTACTGTCCACCAACAAACAACCCGATGTTTCGCCCATTCCCAG GTAACCCACAGGGGTATCAGCAACCCACAACTAATCAACTTCCCACAGGTAGACAGCAGTATCCAATGAACTCTCAGCAGCAACAATTAGAACAAGCCCTAAAAATTATTTCTGAATGTGTAAGGTTAGCCTATAGAAATGGATAA
- the LOC5508556 gene encoding protein C19orf12 homolog, which yields MTYVSPEDFITLLALLCSETRYKIVQRKGRVKGGVFAGLGATVGGVCSGPVGAVIGGLVGGTVGTWTAKQTEISLEQFLIDMNKEQREDLFRYMRYLADDSKAKSFVGLNAEVATNWMLKRRYMDVFLCYLKNELKLTVVE from the coding sequence ATGACTTACGTATCTCCTGAAGATTTTATCACCCTTCTTGCCTTGTTGTGCAGTGAAACTCGGTACAAGATCGTTCAGAGAAAAGGTCGAGTAAAAGGAGGCGTGTTTGCAGGCTTAGGAGCGACGGTCGGTGGCGTCTGTAGTGGACCCGTGGGAGCTGTAATCGGAGGACTTGTCGGAGGGACTGTTGGAACGTGGACTGCGAAACAAACCGAGATCAGCCTGGAGCAGTTTCTGATTGATATGAATAAGGAACAGAGGGAGGACTTGTTCAGATACATGCGGTATCTTGCTGATGACAGTAAAGCAAAAAGTTTTGTGGGCTTGAACGCGGAAGTAGCGACAAACTGGATGTTGAAGAGGAGATATATGGACGTGTTTTTGTGCTACCTTAAGAACGAATTGAAACTTACTGTCGTAGAATAA
- the LOC5508555 gene encoding protein C19orf12 homolog, producing the protein MPISPHDLQRVVAVLADEQELKATVRGGVYGGVIAGVTTCIGGLIAGPPGLAIGGAVGGALAFSTSSNFKPVSQIIKDMSAHDRQLLYDYMKDILDRITVDDYVALLAFLSGGPGLLLRQQLIDKTVDFLKTQMQVQLTS; encoded by the coding sequence ATGCCTATTTCGCCTCACGATTTACAGAGGGTTGTAGCAGTCCTTGCGGACGAACAGGAGCTAAAAGCTACAGTAAGAGGGGGTGTTTATGGGGGAGTCATCGCTGGTGTAACTACGTGTATAGGAGGTTTAATAGCCGGTCCCCCGGGTCTCGCGATAGGTGGAGCGGTTGGCGGTGCTCTAGCTTTCTCCACGTCCTCAAACTTCAAGCCTGTTTCCCAGATTATCAAGGATATGAGCGCACATGATCGTCAGCTATTGTACGACTACATGAAGGATATTCTAGACCGAATAACGGTTGATGATTACGTGGCATTACTGGCGTTTTTAAGCGGAGGTCCTGGCCTATTGTTAAGGCAGCAATTGATTGACAAAACTGTGGATTTCCTCAAAACACAAATGCAGGTACAATTGACTTCGTAA
- the LOC116608319 gene encoding uncharacterized protein LOC116608319 isoform X1: MAANGQRLMASEAASEHSELTKLLIYLPSKKQFKWNSNAKSLLEFCIKELQDGDQDALISHSSKENFEVYRFENITVNFYPSTKTVQLQGTGKDYLIKKLMSLLDYSGQTNQTTDCDTIEQESIVTEQETTDPVELSEPCSSKVALKDSSDQKGHDDRYQEFLDFKEMMKGFIEKFDKKLSDLSMDMNEQLILIKDLECQQKNSRKELIMEMDRKLDETKQDKVLADLKGLQSSHSKLGNKIRETKLDLEKCEQRLTFIETKIEMDAEESSDDDSEDEESGEPSDSEQVEQVERQINTQTTLRTTVASSSSIVNSPNTNDLPQLASSGNIESPINGNQQQIVDSSRTTRGETEPRPAQTATENTTRGNATLAETSGNILMLSDSIFGGIIQSRFARGRYVNKQYVQGGTIEMLDHLSTMGCEAGNKYEYVILHTGTNDIRELPTEQICSNIENIVEECIKLWPQSKIVVSGLTFHLRDHAKNDIIDVVNSASERLSSRCAKVYFADNRGVCLSRNGDIDESVYRDNVHLNNQTGTKKLVASLKSQIPGLRRQRDPAVTRKFPVNNRFQQRRQGAPSGSTGIPQARYQAPTGNPQAYCPPTNNPMFRPFPGNPQGYQQPTTNQLPTGRQQYPMNSQQQQLEQALKIISECVRLAYRNG, from the exons ATGGCGGCCAACGGCCAACGGCTAATGGCGTCGGAAGCGGCTTCAGAACACTCTGAACTTACTAAGCTCCTAATTTACCTACCATCCAAGAAACAATTCAAATGGAATTCGAATGCAAAGTCACTTTTGGAATTTTGCATTAAAGAACTGCAGGATGGAGATCAAGACGCTTTGATAAGTCATTCTTCAAAAGAAAACTTCGAAGTTTACCGATTCGAAAATATAACGGTGAACTTTTATCCGTCTACGAAGACCGTACAACTGCAAGGTACTGGTAAAGATTATCTCATCAAGAAACTGATGTCTTTACTTGATTACTCTGGACAGACAAATCAGACAACTGATTGTGATACTATCGAACAGGAATCTATTGTAACTGAGCAAGAAACAACGGATCCAGTCGAACTCTCTGAACCGTGTAGTTCAAAGGTCGCCTTAAAGGACAGCTCAGATCAAAAAGGTCATGATGACCGATATCAAGAATTTCTCGATTTCAAAGAAATGATGAAAGGCTTCATTGAAAAGTTTGACAAGAAATTATCCGATCTTAGTATGGATATGAACGAGCAACTAATTCTAATCAAAGATCTGGAATGCCAACAGAAGAATAGCCGGAAAGAATTAATTATGGAAATGGATCGGAAGCTAGACGAAACAAAGCAAGATAAAGTCCTTGCTGATCTGAAAGGTTTGCAGAGCTCACATTCCAAACTTGGAAATAAAATTCGCGAGACTAAATTAGACCTCGAAAAATGTGAGCAGCGATTGACATTCATAGAAACCAAAATCGAAATGGACGCTGAAGAATCCAGCGACGATGACTCAGAGGACGAAGAGAGCGGCGAGCCATCGGATTCTGAACAAGTGGAACAGGTGGAACGACAAATTAATACACAAACAACACTGCGGACGACAGTGGCTAGCAGCTCTAGTATCGTAAACTCTCCAAACACGAACGATTTGCCGCAGCTTGCTTCTAGCGGTAATATTGAATCACCAATTAATGGAAATCAACAACAAATAGTCGACTCCTCTCGCACAACCAGAGGCGAAACTGAACCTAGACCAGCCCAGACAGCAACAGAGAATACGACAAGAGGAAATGCTACGCTCGCAGAAACCTCCGGAAATATCCTGATGCTCTCTGATTCTATCTTTGGAGGAATTATTCAAAGCCGGTTCGCGAGAGGTAGATatgtaaacaaacaatatGTACAAGGAGGCACGATTGAGATGCTGGACCACTTGAGCACAATGGGATGCGAGGCTGGCAATAAGTACGAATACGTCATATTGCATACAGGAACAAACGACATACGTGAACTTCCCACAGAACAAATCTGCTCTAATATCGAGAATATTGTGGAAGAGTGCATTAAATTATGGCCCCAAAGCAAAATAGTTGTATCTGGTTTAACGTTTCACTTGAGAGATCATGCTAAAAATGACATAATAGACGTTGTTAACAGTGCATCTGAGCGATTGTCTTCTAGGTGTGCAAAGGTGTATTTTGCAGACAATAGAGGTGTTTGCTTATCACGTAATGGAGATATCGACGAAAGTGTATACAGAGATAATGTACACTTAAATAACCAAACGGGAACGAAAAAACTAGTCGCAAGCTTAAAAAGTCAAATTCCAGGGCTCAGAAGACAAAGGGATCCCGCTGTAACTCGGAAATTCCCAGTCAACAACCGTTTCCAGCAAAGAAGACAAGGCGCTCCTAGCGgatccacaggtatcccacaaGCAAGATATCAGGCccccacaggcaacccacaaGCGTACTGTCCACCAACAAACAACCCGATGTTTCGCCCATTCCCAGGTAACCCACAGGG GTATCAGCAACCCACAACTAATCAACTTCCCACAGGTAGACAGCAGTATCCAATGAACTCTCAGCAGCAACAATTAGAACAAGCCCTAAAAATTATTTCTGAATGTGTAAGGTTAGCCTATAGAAATGGATAA
- the LOC5508576 gene encoding 5-hydroxytryptamine receptor 4 yields the protein MQSRVDLLTAGEEAAFTTLLILILIFGFFGNIAVCVAICKDHHLRQQIPNALIFNLALTDLLTVTLVVPFCVSAIQREDWVFGHFWCQTTAFLYYTFAIVSLESLAFISLDRFYAICRPLQYRSAVTTKRLIPVIMLSWVWAIVFTTPCIFMGWFRFGQYESLCTYTFDGTGEKWKTAVITYSIITIITCIVVPFLLLLYSYVRIFAAVRHQNKRVATQQQLQHQQQLQHQQSNNRPRRRTLWNVNTAYKGYRTIVLIVILFLLSWAPFSVTRLIKIFLWNHEAVPAGADTFATVFSFLSAAANPLAYGLFRKDFRRAFAKLFCQAVQYVTCGRVNVEEQQREHSMNRATSGVQNRD from the coding sequence ATGCAGTCGAGGGTAGACTTGCTTACTGCTGGTGAAGAGGCGGCGTTCACTACATTgcttattttgattttaatcTTCGGGTTCTTCGGCAACATAGCCGTGTGCGTTGCCATCTGCAAAGACCACCATTTACGCCAGCAGATACCAAACGCTTTAATCTTcaacctagcactaactgACCTTCTGACGGTAACTCTTGTGGTTCCATTTTGCGTCTCCGCCATTCAACGGGAGGACTGGGTTTTCGGCCACTTTTGGTGCCAAACAACGGCTTTTTTGTACTATACATTTGCTATTGTTTCTCTGGAATCGCTGGCGTTCATCTCGCTTGATCGTTTCTACGCCATCTGTCGCCCGCTTCAATACCGTAGTGCCGTTACTACAAAAAGACTCATTCCGGTGATCATGCTATCGTGGGTATGGGCTATAGTTTTTACCACCCCTTGCATCTTCATGGGCTGGTTTAGATTCGGCCAATATGAGTCGCTTTGCACCTATACATTCGACGGCACCGGCGAGAAATGGAAAACCGCCGTTATCACATATTCCATCATTACAATCATCACATGCATCGTTGTGCCTTTTCTCTTGCTGTTGTATTCGTATGTCAGGATATTTGCAGCGGTGCGGCACCAGAATAAACGCGTAGCTACACAACAGCAGCTGCAGCACCAACAACAACTCCAGCACCAGCAATCAAATAACAGGCCAAGAAGACGAACTCTCTGGAATGTGAACACGGCGTACAAGGGCTACCGCACGATTGTACTCATCGTTATTTTATTTCTCCTTTCCTGGGCCCCTTTTAGCGTGACACGACTTATAAAGATCTTTCTATGGAACCACGAGGCCGTGCCAGCAGGGGCCGACACCTTTGCCACGGTATTCTCCTTTCTCAGCGCTGCAGCGAACCCTCTTGCTTATGGCTTGTTTAGGAAGGACTTTAGACGAGCCTTCGCAAAGCTGTTCTGTCAGGCGGTACAGTATGTGACTTGCGGGAGAGTTAACGTAGAGGAACAACAACGAGAACACTCCATGAATCGAGCTACATCTGGGGTTCAAAATAGGGACTAG